A section of the Halopiger aswanensis genome encodes:
- the cobS gene encoding adenosylcobinamide-GDP ribazoletransferase: protein MTARGRGWPGAIRAAVGFLTRLPVPHREGDWDAFRSRPAAFPIVGLVSGSLAAMPLLAVDVLPASTVALGYLLAVYAVTGVHHLDGIADLGDALVVHGDQERRREVLKDTTTGVGAVLAVALTVAALALAGLGLADLPPLTAVGIAIGAEIGAKLGMAAMACFGTAEFEGMGRQFTEASTPGRFVVPTGVLAGVTVLVWPDPAAVAPWSALAGIGLPWYWANRSLGGINGDIFGAANEIGRIVGVHAGVIAWTLS, encoded by the coding sequence CGCGCCGCGGTCGGGTTCCTGACGCGACTGCCGGTCCCTCACCGCGAGGGTGACTGGGACGCGTTCCGCTCGCGGCCCGCCGCGTTTCCGATCGTCGGCCTCGTTTCGGGGTCGCTGGCGGCGATGCCGCTGCTCGCCGTCGACGTACTGCCGGCGTCGACCGTCGCGCTCGGCTACCTGCTCGCGGTCTATGCCGTGACTGGTGTCCACCACCTCGACGGGATCGCCGACCTCGGCGACGCCCTCGTCGTCCACGGTGATCAGGAGCGGCGGCGCGAGGTGCTGAAGGATACGACGACCGGTGTCGGCGCCGTGCTTGCAGTAGCGCTGACCGTGGCCGCTCTCGCCCTCGCGGGGCTCGGGCTGGCGGATCTGCCGCCGCTGACGGCGGTCGGGATCGCGATCGGCGCCGAGATCGGCGCGAAACTCGGGATGGCCGCGATGGCCTGCTTCGGCACCGCGGAGTTCGAGGGGATGGGCCGGCAGTTCACCGAGGCGTCGACGCCGGGACGGTTCGTCGTTCCGACGGGTGTCCTCGCCGGTGTAACTGTCCTCGTCTGGCCCGACCCGGCCGCTGTGGCACCGTGGAGTGCGCTCGCCGGAATCGGCCTGCCCTGGTACTGGGCGAACCGCAGCCTCGGCGGCATCAACGGCGACATCTTCGGCGCCGCGAACGAGATCGGCCGCATCGTCGGCGTTCACGCGGGGGTGATCGCGTGGACGCTCTCGTGA
- a CDS encoding NTP transferase domain-containing protein produces MCGGKGTRLESPHEKPLHPIGGTPMVDRVVAALAESRVETISVAVSPNAPETRAHLERAAREREALTTVETPGEGYVTDLMQVLERDDVSTPILTVAADLPLLEAPVVDRVLARHRDSDRSRTVCVPVALKRRLGVSVDARLESRSHLAPTGLNVVGDADADSIDIHYDPRLAVNVNRLEDARIAAERIPNRTGEPVRDRDEPDTQ; encoded by the coding sequence ATGTGCGGCGGAAAGGGAACGCGCCTCGAGAGCCCCCACGAGAAACCCCTGCATCCGATCGGCGGTACACCGATGGTCGATCGCGTCGTGGCGGCGCTCGCGGAGAGTCGCGTCGAGACGATATCCGTCGCCGTCTCGCCGAACGCACCCGAGACGCGGGCCCACCTCGAGCGCGCCGCGCGCGAGCGCGAAGCCCTGACGACTGTCGAGACGCCGGGCGAGGGGTACGTTACAGATTTGATGCAGGTCCTCGAGCGCGACGACGTCTCGACGCCGATCCTCACCGTCGCCGCCGATCTCCCGCTGCTCGAGGCGCCGGTCGTCGATCGGGTGCTCGCCCGCCACCGTGACAGTGACCGGTCGCGGACCGTCTGCGTCCCCGTCGCACTCAAACGACGGCTCGGCGTCAGCGTGGACGCGCGCCTCGAGTCGCGCTCGCATCTCGCGCCGACGGGCCTCAACGTCGTCGGCGACGCCGACGCCGATTCGATCGACATCCATTACGATCCGCGACTCGCAGTGAACGTCAACCGACTCGAAGACGCACGGATCGCAGCCGAGCGAATACCGAACCGAACGGGCGAACCCGTACGAGATCGAGACGAACCCGACACGCAGTAA
- a CDS encoding nicotinate-nucleotide--dimethylbenzimidazole phosphoribosyltransferase, whose amino-acid sequence MRVLLAAGTTDTALIEGISAAGASPELMAHTPAADAEILAYGEPTRAPVTPVSPTGCPTPAAVTRAVRETVGFDIAIVDAGLAEPTTAPTVGIGDVAPGADVREDEAVSDAGAIFDRAHGYGTSLPDDDLLIGETIPGGTTTALGVLTALGEPIGVSSSLPENPLEHKRRVVDEGLAASDLEPGACAGAPLEAIRAVGDPVQPTVAGVAAGALESGTGVTLAGGTQMIAVAALLRHAGVDAPLSIATTSFVADERGDDLEAACERLDCELTVTDPGFADHERDHVAMNRYCAGEAKEGVAMGGALSLVPDGQMADVRNQFETVCSRLGIDAEQGGQHDDEECGGD is encoded by the coding sequence ATGCGCGTACTACTCGCAGCCGGCACGACCGACACCGCACTGATCGAGGGGATAAGCGCCGCCGGCGCGTCCCCGGAACTGATGGCCCACACGCCCGCGGCCGACGCCGAGATTCTCGCCTACGGCGAGCCGACCCGCGCGCCCGTGACGCCGGTGAGTCCGACGGGCTGTCCGACGCCCGCGGCGGTCACTCGCGCCGTGCGAGAAACGGTTGGCTTCGACATCGCGATCGTCGACGCCGGCCTCGCCGAGCCGACGACCGCGCCGACGGTCGGTATCGGGGACGTCGCGCCGGGTGCGGACGTTCGCGAAGACGAGGCCGTCTCGGACGCTGGGGCGATCTTCGACCGCGCGCACGGGTACGGCACGAGCCTCCCCGACGACGACCTCCTGATCGGAGAGACGATTCCCGGCGGGACCACCACGGCGCTGGGCGTTCTCACCGCGCTCGGCGAACCGATCGGCGTCTCCTCCTCGCTCCCCGAGAACCCCCTCGAGCACAAGCGCCGGGTGGTCGACGAGGGACTCGCAGCCAGCGACCTCGAGCCCGGCGCGTGCGCGGGAGCACCGCTCGAGGCGATCCGCGCCGTCGGCGATCCCGTCCAGCCGACGGTAGCCGGCGTCGCGGCCGGCGCGCTCGAGTCCGGCACCGGGGTGACGCTCGCGGGCGGCACGCAGATGATTGCCGTCGCCGCCCTCTTGCGCCACGCCGGCGTCGATGCACCGCTGTCGATCGCGACGACGTCGTTCGTCGCCGATGAGCGGGGGGACGATCTCGAGGCCGCTTGCGAGCGTCTCGACTGTGAGCTAACGGTGACGGACCCCGGATTCGCCGATCACGAGCGCGACCACGTCGCGATGAACCGCTACTGTGCCGGCGAGGCGAAGGAGGGCGTCGCGATGGGCGGTGCGCTCTCCCTTGTGCCGGACGGACAAATGGCCGACGTGCGCAATCAGTTCGAGACGGTCTGTTCGCGGCTCGGGATCGACGCCGAACAGGGAGGACAGCACGACGACGAAGAATGCGGAGGTGACTGA
- the cobD gene encoding threonine-phosphate decarboxylase CobD: MDPAAIRTAERVPHGGETDTDILDFSANTNPRIPDGVEGVYADALEDARRYPDDDYPDFRAAAAGFVGCEPDDVVPTPGGLAAIRLAIEITLEPGDEALVPYPSFGEYAREVRLQGAQPRFIRYDDLFALEREGLESAALAVVCTPNNPTGEAADPDELAAFAARCERAGTTLLVDEAFLGFTDLPSAATLARDRDLENVIVARSLTKLFGLPGLRAGFAVATGERRDALETARRAWSLGTPAARVGAHCLRQDEFVRETRERVASERERLREALGERFDVYSSDAPYLLCDVGDRDVADVIASARDRGVAIRDATTFRGLESHVRVAVKDRAANDELLAALGVQGNRDR; encoded by the coding sequence GTGGACCCTGCCGCGATCCGCACCGCCGAGCGCGTCCCCCACGGCGGCGAGACCGACACGGACATCCTCGATTTCTCGGCGAACACGAACCCCCGAATACCCGACGGCGTCGAGGGCGTCTACGCCGACGCCCTCGAGGATGCCCGGCGCTACCCGGACGACGACTACCCCGATTTCCGCGCCGCGGCCGCCGGGTTCGTCGGCTGCGAACCCGACGACGTGGTTCCGACGCCCGGCGGACTGGCGGCGATTCGGCTCGCTATCGAAATCACGCTCGAGCCCGGCGACGAGGCCCTGGTTCCCTACCCGAGTTTCGGCGAGTACGCCCGCGAGGTTCGACTGCAGGGCGCACAGCCGCGGTTCATTCGGTACGACGACCTGTTCGCCCTCGAGCGCGAGGGCCTCGAGTCGGCTGCGCTCGCGGTCGTCTGCACGCCGAACAATCCGACGGGCGAGGCGGCCGATCCCGACGAACTGGCCGCCTTCGCGGCTCGGTGCGAGCGGGCGGGCACGACGCTGTTGGTCGACGAGGCGTTTCTCGGCTTCACCGACCTGCCGTCGGCGGCCACCCTCGCGCGGGACCGCGACCTCGAGAACGTGATCGTCGCGCGTTCGTTGACCAAACTGTTCGGACTCCCCGGGTTGCGGGCGGGCTTCGCTGTTGCGACCGGCGAGCGGCGCGACGCGCTCGAGACGGCCCGCCGCGCGTGGTCGCTCGGGACGCCGGCCGCGCGGGTTGGCGCCCACTGCCTTCGGCAGGACGAGTTCGTCCGGGAGACGCGCGAGCGCGTCGCGAGCGAGCGCGAGCGACTGCGCGAGGCGCTCGGCGAGCGGTTCGACGTCTACTCGTCGGACGCCCCGTACCTCCTGTGTGACGTCGGCGACCGCGACGTCGCTGACGTGATCGCATCGGCCCGCGACCGCGGGGTTGCGATTCGGGACGCGACGACTTTCCGCGGCCTCGAGTCCCACGTTCGCGTCGCCGTCAAGGATCGCGCGGCGAACGACGAACTGCTCGCAGCGCTCGGTGTGCAGGGCAACCGCGACCGATGA
- a CDS encoding adenosylcobinamide amidohydrolase yields the protein MTMETTDDSDRERAYEAERRDGVLRVRRSDHDADAEWLSTGWNGGRRTADCAYNVSVPDGWDRTDLEAYVDERLERADFADSGDGDGTAVAGGEDETRDAGGEPPVLLTGVDLEDARGAQCGPVTVYATAGISNPAALPMAPDASTDADADPGPDSDFDSELDPTGTVNLIVGTTRALEPGALANLIAVAAEAKAATLLAATGFPGTTTDAVVVGHDPSGPATSFSGSGTAVGAATRACVRDAVRASLRAHYAGIDQQVPSSVDAATHGVSTDVRASVFRPTPSDGSPGQGN from the coding sequence ATGACGATGGAGACGACCGACGACAGCGATCGCGAGCGCGCGTACGAGGCGGAGCGTCGGGACGGCGTCCTCCGGGTTCGTCGCTCCGATCATGACGCCGACGCCGAGTGGCTCTCGACCGGCTGGAACGGCGGCCGCCGGACCGCCGACTGCGCGTACAACGTCTCGGTTCCGGACGGCTGGGATCGGACCGATCTCGAGGCGTACGTCGACGAACGGCTCGAGCGGGCGGACTTCGCCGATAGCGGCGACGGAGACGGTACTGCCGTCGCCGGTGGCGAGGACGAAACCCGCGACGCCGGCGGCGAGCCGCCCGTCCTGCTGACCGGCGTCGACCTCGAGGACGCCCGCGGTGCCCAGTGTGGCCCGGTAACGGTCTACGCCACCGCCGGCATTTCGAATCCGGCGGCGCTGCCGATGGCCCCCGATGCTTCGACCGATGCCGACGCGGATCCGGGACCGGACTCGGACTTCGACTCGGAATTGGATCCGACCGGCACCGTCAACCTCATCGTCGGGACGACGCGGGCCCTCGAGCCCGGCGCGCTGGCGAACCTGATCGCCGTCGCCGCGGAGGCGAAGGCGGCGACGCTGCTCGCGGCGACCGGATTTCCCGGCACCACGACTGACGCGGTCGTCGTCGGCCACGATCCGTCGGGTCCGGCCACCTCGTTTTCGGGTTCGGGAACGGCGGTCGGCGCGGCGACGCGGGCTTGCGTCCGCGACGCCGTTCGAGCGTCGCTGCGCGCACACTACGCGGGAATCGACCAACAGGTACCGTCGTCGGTCGACGCGGCGACCCACGGCGTCTCGACGGACGTTCGCGCCAGCGTGTTTCGACCGACGCCGTCCGACGGGTCGCCGGGGCAGGGCAATTAA
- a CDS encoding fumarylacetoacetate hydrolase family protein, which produces MRLARLETSDGPVRGRYEDGVVHADDETYAVGEDGDLLPPCEPSALYCVGRNYAETLEQMEYERPEEPDFFIKPPASLLAHEEPIEYPEFTNELTYAGELAAVIDERCHDVSEAEVPDVVRGYTIMNDVDALDQQGRTARKAFDGSGPLGPWLETDLDPRGIDMHTDVAGERRQEANTELMLFDPYEVVSYLSRRFTFRPGDVIAFGSPANPGLVEPGDTVEITYEGVGTLRNTVIEADETA; this is translated from the coding sequence ATGCGACTCGCGAGACTCGAGACATCCGATGGACCGGTACGCGGACGCTACGAGGACGGCGTCGTCCACGCGGACGACGAGACGTACGCGGTCGGCGAGGACGGCGACCTCCTGCCGCCCTGCGAGCCCTCCGCGCTGTACTGCGTCGGCCGCAACTACGCCGAGACCTTGGAGCAGATGGAGTACGAGCGCCCCGAGGAACCCGACTTCTTCATCAAGCCGCCGGCGTCGCTGCTGGCCCACGAGGAGCCCATCGAGTACCCCGAATTTACGAACGAACTCACCTACGCCGGCGAACTGGCCGCGGTGATCGACGAGCGCTGCCACGACGTTTCCGAGGCCGAAGTGCCCGACGTCGTGCGGGGCTACACCATCATGAACGACGTCGACGCGCTCGACCAGCAGGGGCGGACTGCGCGGAAGGCCTTCGACGGTTCCGGCCCGCTCGGGCCGTGGCTCGAAACGGACCTCGATCCGCGGGGGATCGACATGCACACGGACGTCGCGGGCGAGCGCCGGCAGGAGGCGAACACGGAACTGATGCTGTTCGATCCCTACGAGGTCGTCTCCTACCTCTCGCGGCGGTTTACCTTCCGGCCGGGCGACGTGATCGCCTTCGGCAGCCCGGCGAATCCGGGACTGGTCGAACCCGGCGACACGGTCGAGATCACCTACGAGGGCGTCGGAACGCTGCGGAATACGGTGATCGAGGCGGACGAAACCGCCTGA
- a CDS encoding beta-propeller fold lactonase family protein, which produces MASPRDRTATDRRTESDRLDPFASGIDRRRLMRSSAAGASAAVAGCLGDGAAVEREPTVYVFNNGDRTVTVVDAERDEALETVHVDTTASFPANQYGTGADSEYDVLWLNVDGGVAALDAHTLEEVARVETGFEPNYPNLTPDEEHLLVAAGGTTTLDPDPESDGADESDESAAAEDHAIVRIDADRDGDTFGEVTEEIRTGYTGPCDATLDPGGEYAFVPEIAAERLRVVEVDPFETAAEVDVGEPAGDGQVLPFMATASFDGDLLLVENGEGALGPDPEVPREGSESIWDVSTPTEPVELERITRSDGLPATPITSEIGPECETGYLFTPDAEAVTVLDLEDREVDRVLDVGGSAISGAWGPRREKLYVPVQTANRVAVVDHARREVVATIDAGESPTGAVGGMVRPETSADQRLRAALAGLGLEFGEREATACPDGNCYCG; this is translated from the coding sequence ATGGCCTCCCCTCGAGACCGAACGGCGACCGATCGGCGGACGGAATCGGACCGGCTGGATCCGTTCGCGTCCGGTATCGACCGACGACGCCTCATGCGCTCGTCGGCTGCGGGCGCGAGCGCCGCCGTCGCCGGCTGCCTCGGCGACGGTGCGGCCGTGGAGCGCGAACCGACCGTCTACGTCTTCAACAACGGCGACCGGACGGTGACCGTCGTCGACGCGGAGCGCGACGAGGCCCTCGAGACGGTCCACGTCGACACCACCGCGTCGTTTCCGGCCAACCAGTACGGCACGGGCGCGGACTCCGAGTACGACGTCCTCTGGCTCAACGTCGACGGCGGCGTCGCGGCGCTGGACGCGCACACGCTCGAGGAGGTCGCCCGCGTCGAGACCGGCTTCGAGCCGAACTATCCCAACCTGACGCCGGACGAGGAGCACCTGCTCGTCGCCGCGGGCGGGACGACGACGCTAGATCCCGATCCCGAATCGGACGGCGCCGACGAATCGGACGAGTCGGCGGCCGCCGAGGACCACGCGATCGTTCGAATCGACGCCGACCGCGACGGGGATACCTTCGGCGAGGTCACTGAGGAGATCCGAACCGGCTATACCGGTCCGTGCGACGCGACGCTCGACCCGGGCGGCGAGTACGCGTTCGTCCCCGAGATCGCCGCCGAACGGCTTCGGGTCGTCGAGGTAGACCCCTTCGAGACCGCGGCCGAGGTCGACGTCGGCGAACCCGCGGGGGACGGACAGGTGTTGCCGTTCATGGCGACGGCGTCGTTCGACGGCGACCTGCTGCTGGTCGAGAACGGCGAGGGCGCGCTCGGTCCCGATCCCGAGGTGCCCCGCGAGGGGTCCGAGAGCATCTGGGACGTGTCGACGCCCACCGAACCCGTCGAACTCGAGCGCATCACGCGTTCGGACGGCCTGCCGGCGACGCCGATCACGAGCGAGATCGGTCCGGAGTGCGAGACGGGCTACCTGTTCACGCCGGACGCCGAGGCCGTGACGGTCCTCGACCTCGAGGACCGCGAAGTCGACCGCGTCCTCGACGTCGGCGGGAGCGCGATTTCGGGCGCGTGGGGGCCGCGCCGGGAGAAGCTGTACGTGCCGGTCCAGACGGCGAACCGCGTCGCCGTCGTCGATCACGCGCGCCGCGAGGTCGTCGCGACGATCGACGCGGGCGAGTCCCCGACCGGTGCGGTCGGCGGGATGGTCCGGCCCGAGACGAGCGCGGACCAGCGGCTCCGGGCCGCACTCGCCGGACTGGGCCTCGAGTTCGGCGAGCGGGAGGCGACGGCGTGTCCCGACGGGAACTGTTACTGCGGCTGA
- a CDS encoding YkgJ family cysteine cluster protein, with amino-acid sequence MSTEEAPRRVEVYPDREVVVEFDPDLTFECVDDCTWCCHHGVLLYDKDLLELAQRANLAETTTDFRGEKFVTREEKGREDHVAEDGCACAFLREDGLCSLHLEEDWKPTRCSVFPLGVWREDGDLHVDIRDSAHDHCEGLNVSERSVIDNLEAFLPEVLWELENPDSDREL; translated from the coding sequence GTGAGCACCGAGGAGGCCCCGCGCCGCGTGGAAGTCTACCCCGACCGCGAGGTCGTCGTCGAGTTCGACCCCGACCTCACCTTCGAGTGCGTCGACGACTGCACCTGGTGTTGTCACCACGGGGTCTTGCTCTACGACAAGGATTTACTCGAGTTAGCCCAGCGGGCGAACCTCGCCGAGACGACGACCGACTTTCGCGGCGAGAAGTTCGTCACCCGCGAGGAGAAGGGACGCGAGGACCACGTCGCCGAGGACGGCTGTGCCTGCGCCTTCCTTCGCGAGGACGGACTCTGTTCGCTGCATCTTGAGGAAGACTGGAAGCCGACTCGGTGTTCAGTGTTCCCGCTCGGCGTCTGGCGCGAGGACGGCGACCTCCACGTCGACATCCGCGATTCGGCCCACGACCACTGCGAGGGACTGAACGTCAGCGAGCGGTCGGTCATCGACAACCTCGAGGCCTTCCTCCCCGAGGTGCTGTGGGAACTCGAGAATCCGGATTCGGACCGCGAACTGTAA
- a CDS encoding translation initiation factor aIF-1A — protein MTENSGRRNLRMPNNDEVFAVVTEHLGGNHVQLRCEDGEERLGRIPGRMKYRTWIEQDDIVVAEPWDWQDEKATIEWRYTSQDADQLRREGHID, from the coding sequence GTGACAGAAAACTCCGGGCGTCGGAACCTCCGTATGCCCAACAACGATGAAGTATTCGCCGTCGTCACCGAACACCTCGGTGGAAACCACGTTCAGCTTCGCTGCGAGGACGGCGAGGAGCGTCTGGGCCGCATCCCCGGACGGATGAAATACCGAACCTGGATCGAGCAAGACGACATCGTCGTCGCCGAACCCTGGGACTGGCAGGACGAGAAGGCCACCATCGAGTGGCGCTACACCAGCCAGGACGCGGACCAGCTCCGCCGCGAAGGTCACATTGACTGA
- a CDS encoding phosphohydrolase — translation MPEVTVSEQLYEKLEEQTDESIEDALWDMMHQTQRGYH, via the coding sequence ATGCCGGAAGTCACCGTCTCGGAACAACTGTACGAAAAGCTCGAGGAACAGACCGACGAGTCCATCGAGGACGCGCTGTGGGACATGATGCACCAGACCCAGCGCGGCTACCACTGA